Proteins from a genomic interval of Enterococcus faecium:
- a CDS encoding MATE family efflux transporter, which translates to MRDLTKGSPAKLILMFTVPLLIGNVFQQFYNMIDMIIVGQTLGKNALAAVGATGSLTFLIIGFAQGLTAGLAIITAQRYGAKDYRGLKKSFAASVVISLVVTVILTVLSLLFIRPMLQLMQTPPEILDQAQTFISIILLGIFASVSFNLLSNVIRALGDSRTPLFFLIIAVIINVVLDLIFIIYFGMGVEGAAIATVIAQVSSSVLCLVYIKKKMPLLQLRKKDFKFEKEEFAVHLNAALPMAFQSSIIAVGAIVLQAALNSLGTDVVAAQAAAGRIDQFANQPMMSFGIAMATFTAQNYGAKEYGRILQGVRQTLLMSVGFSLLAGAIVIFFGHFFVQLFVSPSETRVFELAQTYFNINGSLYWILAVLFILRYTLQGLGQSKIPTIAGMMELLMRSFAAIVLTGMWGYPGAAAASPLAWIGSVAVLLYSYMRSMKQLKHMGEEEHFTLEHAEAR; encoded by the coding sequence ATGCGCGATTTAACAAAAGGAAGCCCCGCTAAACTGATTTTGATGTTCACTGTTCCTTTACTGATCGGAAATGTTTTTCAGCAGTTCTACAATATGATCGATATGATCATCGTGGGTCAGACGCTAGGTAAAAATGCGCTGGCAGCGGTTGGTGCAACTGGAAGCCTGACATTTTTGATCATTGGCTTTGCCCAAGGTTTAACAGCTGGTTTAGCCATTATTACCGCACAACGTTACGGTGCAAAAGATTATCGGGGTCTGAAGAAAAGTTTTGCTGCTAGTGTTGTCATTAGTCTTGTCGTCACTGTGATTTTAACTGTCCTAAGTCTCCTGTTTATTCGTCCGATGCTTCAATTGATGCAAACTCCTCCTGAAATACTTGATCAAGCACAAACATTTATTTCAATTATTTTATTAGGGATCTTTGCATCAGTCAGTTTCAATTTGCTTTCTAATGTCATTCGCGCACTTGGTGACAGCCGCACACCACTATTCTTTCTGATCATTGCGGTCATCATCAACGTCGTACTTGATTTGATCTTTATTATCTATTTTGGCATGGGTGTGGAAGGTGCAGCTATTGCTACAGTAATCGCACAAGTTTCTTCCAGCGTACTGTGTCTAGTGTATATCAAGAAAAAAATGCCTTTGTTACAGTTACGCAAAAAAGATTTCAAATTTGAAAAAGAAGAGTTTGCTGTACACCTAAATGCTGCTTTGCCAATGGCGTTTCAATCTTCGATCATCGCTGTTGGTGCTATCGTGTTACAAGCAGCACTAAATAGTCTAGGGACAGATGTCGTAGCTGCTCAAGCCGCTGCTGGTCGTATCGACCAATTTGCAAATCAGCCGATGATGTCATTTGGTATTGCAATGGCAACTTTCACTGCACAAAACTATGGTGCGAAAGAATATGGCCGAATCTTGCAAGGGGTACGTCAAACTTTACTGATGAGTGTCGGATTTAGTCTCTTAGCAGGTGCTATCGTCATTTTCTTCGGTCATTTCTTTGTTCAATTGTTTGTTAGCCCATCAGAAACACGTGTATTTGAATTAGCACAAACCTACTTCAATATCAATGGGTCTCTTTACTGGATCTTAGCAGTCCTGTTCATTTTACGCTACACACTTCAAGGGCTTGGACAAAGCAAGATCCCTACGATCGCCGGTATGATGGAATTGCTTATGCGTTCTTTTGCAGCTATCGTTCTTACAGGAATGTGGGGATACCCAGGAGCAGCAGCAGCTTCTCCTTTAGCTTGGATCGGTTCTGTTGCCGTGTTGCTTTACTCTTATATGCGTTCGATGAAACAATTGAAACACATGGGTGAAGAGGAACATTTCACATTAGAACATGCAGAAGCAAGATAG
- a CDS encoding DUF960 domain-containing protein, with the protein MFESFDSSRNRYASVGVVSSLPDELIDSIWFIIDLDLKGVIPLENILTFDLIENRGKVTMHFSQAGSNVEMDIDLPFAYSNQFPAQVYAYDDGTRETILLPSEIRQY; encoded by the coding sequence ATGTTTGAAAGTTTTGATAGCAGCCGCAACCGTTACGCTTCAGTTGGTGTCGTATCAAGTTTGCCAGATGAATTGATTGACAGTATATGGTTTATTATTGACCTAGATCTTAAGGGAGTCATTCCATTAGAAAATATATTAACCTTTGATTTGATCGAAAATCGTGGAAAAGTGACGATGCATTTTTCTCAAGCAGGAAGCAATGTGGAAATGGATATTGATTTGCCGTTTGCCTATTCGAACCAATTTCCTGCTCAAGTATACGCCTATGATGACGGTACGAGAGAAACGATCCTTTTACCAAGTGAGATTAGACAATATTAA
- a CDS encoding 50S ribosomal protein L25/general stress protein Ctc has translation MSVSLEVSKREVRPRSLRNKLRHEGKVPAVVYGYKVESTPISFDGLTLSKLLREHGANTVITMDIDGQKVNTLVHKIQTNTFTNHFEHAEFLSVNMSEETEVETEVVLVGESVGAKSGGVLAQNLYTVVVSATPDKLPERIEVDVTNLELGDSITVADLPKNDDYKFVTDSEEQIAAVVAQSEEEESTGEGGEPEVIGSTEE, from the coding sequence ATGTCAGTATCATTAGAAGTAAGTAAAAGAGAAGTACGTCCCCGTTCATTAAGAAACAAACTTCGTCACGAAGGGAAAGTTCCAGCTGTTGTTTATGGGTATAAAGTAGAAAGTACCCCTATCTCATTCGATGGTTTGACACTAAGCAAATTGTTGCGTGAACATGGAGCGAACACAGTCATCACGATGGACATCGATGGACAAAAAGTCAATACATTGGTTCACAAGATCCAAACGAACACTTTTACCAATCATTTCGAACATGCAGAATTTCTATCTGTAAACATGTCGGAAGAAACAGAAGTCGAAACAGAAGTCGTTCTTGTTGGCGAATCAGTGGGTGCTAAATCTGGTGGAGTGTTAGCTCAAAACTTGTATACAGTAGTCGTATCTGCTACACCAGACAAATTGCCTGAACGAATTGAAGTTGACGTGACAAACTTGGAATTAGGTGATTCTATTACAGTAGCCGATCTTCCAAAAAACGACGATTACAAATTCGTGACCGACAGTGAAGAGCAAATCGCTGCTGTAGTCGCTCAAAGTGAAGAAGAAGAAAGCACAGGTGAAGGTGGCGAACCAGAAGTGATCGGTTCAACAGAAGAATAA
- a CDS encoding 16S rRNA pseudouridine(516) synthase translates to MRLDKLIEEKLETTRKEMKRLFALKQVMIDGTVEFRQNRNVDSLLHQIEVAGEHLETNESYYLLNKPEKAVTAVSDPEKTTVIDLIASADRFQPLYPVGRLDRDTTGLLLITSNGQLGYEMLLPEKKVSKTYQVVVNERVTPADVTAFENGIVFADGYQCKPADLKILKADKHQSTVLLTIQEGKFHQVKKMFLAQGKKVTALKRLSMGPLELDEQLGVGEYRSLTLAEMKKLSIYFK, encoded by the coding sequence ATGCGTTTAGATAAATTAATAGAAGAAAAATTAGAAACGACACGCAAGGAAATGAAGCGGCTGTTTGCTTTGAAGCAAGTGATGATAGATGGCACAGTCGAATTTCGACAAAATCGAAATGTAGATAGTTTACTGCATCAAATCGAAGTAGCAGGTGAACACTTAGAAACAAATGAGTCCTATTATCTTCTCAATAAACCTGAAAAAGCTGTTACAGCTGTATCAGATCCAGAAAAGACGACAGTAATCGATCTGATTGCAAGTGCCGATCGTTTCCAACCATTATATCCAGTGGGAAGACTAGATAGAGATACAACAGGACTATTGCTGATCACTTCGAATGGACAATTGGGATATGAAATGCTACTTCCAGAAAAAAAGGTTTCAAAGACTTATCAAGTAGTTGTGAACGAAAGGGTGACACCGGCAGACGTAACAGCATTTGAAAATGGAATCGTATTCGCTGATGGGTATCAATGTAAGCCGGCTGATTTAAAAATACTCAAAGCAGACAAGCACCAAAGTACGGTTTTATTGACGATCCAAGAAGGAAAATTCCATCAAGTCAAAAAGATGTTCTTAGCCCAAGGAAAGAAAGTGACCGCATTGAAACGGCTAAGCATGGGACCATTGGAATTAGATGAACAGCTAGGAGTAGGCGAGTATCGATCGTTGACATTAGCAGAGATGAAAAAGTTAAGTATTTATTTTAAATAG
- a CDS encoding YjjG family noncanonical pyrimidine nucleotidase produces the protein MKYKTLLFDVDDTLLDFQLTEANALSALFAEQGITLTPEIETSYKALNHHLWQEFEKGRLSREEIIGSRFGLLFQQFGKTVDSDQMEKRYRHYLNQGHDLVPGSLEILKKVHPHADLYIVTNGVSHTQHRRLTDAGMLDYFKDIFVSEAVGAQKPMKEFFDHVFSHIPNFDKKQTVIIGDSLTSDIKGGNMAGIDTIWFNRNKLPEIEEIQPTYRIDSLEELYSLLEIEKD, from the coding sequence ATGAAATATAAAACTTTATTGTTCGATGTAGATGATACATTGTTAGATTTTCAATTAACTGAAGCCAATGCTTTAAGTGCTTTGTTTGCAGAACAAGGAATCACATTGACACCAGAAATCGAAACCAGCTATAAGGCTTTGAATCATCATTTATGGCAGGAGTTTGAAAAAGGCAGACTATCACGAGAAGAAATAATAGGCAGTCGTTTTGGGTTACTTTTCCAGCAATTTGGGAAAACAGTAGATAGTGATCAAATGGAAAAACGCTACCGCCACTACTTGAACCAAGGTCATGATCTTGTTCCAGGAAGTCTAGAAATCCTGAAAAAGGTCCATCCGCATGCTGATCTTTATATTGTGACGAACGGTGTGTCGCACACGCAACATCGGCGATTAACAGATGCAGGAATGCTTGATTACTTCAAGGATATCTTTGTCTCAGAAGCTGTCGGAGCGCAAAAGCCGATGAAAGAATTTTTTGATCATGTCTTTTCCCACATTCCTAATTTTGATAAAAAGCAAACTGTGATCATTGGTGATTCTTTGACTTCTGATATCAAAGGAGGAAATATGGCAGGGATCGATACGATTTGGTTCAATAGAAATAAATTACCAGAAATCGAAGAAATCCAGCCTACTTATCGAATCGATTCATTAGAGGAACTTTATTCATTATTGGAAATTGAAAAGGATTAA
- the udk gene encoding uridine kinase: protein MTKSKPIIIGVTGGSGSGKTSVSRAIFNNFPDHSIMMLEQDSYYKDQSHLSFEERLNTNYDHPFAFDNDLLIQHVGDLLNYKAIEKPVYDYVAHTRSQATIIQEPKEVIILEGILILEDERLRDLMDIKVYVDTDDDIRIIRRIKRDMEERGRTLDSVIEQYLTVVKPMYHQFIEPTKRYADIIVPEGGENHVAIDLITTKVASFLNHK from the coding sequence ATGACAAAAAGCAAGCCAATTATCATTGGTGTGACGGGTGGATCCGGAAGCGGAAAGACAAGTGTCAGCCGTGCGATTTTCAACAACTTCCCGGACCATTCCATCATGATGCTTGAACAAGATTCTTATTACAAGGATCAGAGCCATTTGAGTTTTGAAGAACGATTGAACACAAATTACGATCACCCATTTGCCTTTGATAATGATCTGCTGATTCAGCATGTAGGCGACTTACTGAACTATAAAGCCATTGAAAAACCCGTGTATGACTATGTAGCGCATACAAGAAGTCAGGCAACGATCATTCAGGAACCAAAAGAAGTGATCATTCTAGAAGGAATCCTGATTTTAGAAGACGAACGTCTGCGTGACTTGATGGATATCAAAGTATACGTAGATACAGATGATGACATTCGTATCATTCGTCGTATCAAACGGGATATGGAAGAACGGGGACGCACATTGGACTCCGTGATCGAACAATATTTGACAGTTGTTAAACCGATGTATCATCAATTTATCGAACCAACGAAGCGCTATGCGGATATCATTGTTCCAGAAGGCGGAGAAAACCACGTTGCTATTGATTTGATTACAACAAAAGTAGCTAGTTTCTTAAACCATAAATAG
- a CDS encoding TVP38/TMEM64 family protein, which yields MSKKGSVLQKCLQIMPIIGLFFFFVLILYAYHHGIFRSSTSLQAFIQQFGKYAVMIFVLLQVIQVIIPILPGGISSVAGMLMFGNGFGLLYSCIGLVIGEAIGFLLVRYYGVAFVQLILSPKKYQKFDELLTRKTKDIKKVLVVTLLLPFAPDDLICLVAGLTKLSFREFMQIVIFLKPWSVGVYSMIMLFLFHQAQGHL from the coding sequence ATGTCTAAAAAAGGATCAGTTTTACAAAAATGTCTTCAGATCATGCCCATTATTGGTCTGTTTTTTTTCTTTGTGTTGATTCTTTATGCTTATCATCATGGGATTTTTCGATCGAGCACGTCTTTGCAAGCGTTTATCCAGCAATTTGGCAAGTATGCAGTGATGATATTTGTTCTGTTGCAAGTGATCCAAGTGATCATTCCTATTTTGCCGGGAGGGATCTCCTCAGTAGCGGGCATGCTGATGTTTGGCAATGGATTTGGGCTTTTATATAGTTGTATTGGCCTAGTGATTGGGGAAGCAATCGGATTTTTGCTTGTCCGTTACTATGGCGTAGCCTTTGTCCAGCTTATTTTATCGCCAAAAAAGTATCAGAAATTTGATGAATTGCTGACAAGAAAAACGAAAGATATTAAAAAAGTACTAGTTGTTACCTTGCTGCTTCCCTTTGCGCCAGACGACTTGATCTGTCTAGTAGCTGGTTTGACGAAATTATCTTTTAGGGAATTTATGCAGATTGTGATTTTCTTGAAACCGTGGTCGGTGGGTGTGTATAGCATGATCATGCTCTTTTTATTCCATCAAGCGCAAGGTCATTTATAA
- a CDS encoding GNAT family N-acetyltransferase, translated as MEKIKVTENELDELMAVIQEVWPEAFVPIIGQKQVDYMLKTYQSKKQIQKELTEGVSYFLLKSEEKTVGYTAYEEINGKIYLSKLYLLNKVRGQGLTSSVFRWYEELAAQTKEREIFLRVNQGNHQAIEVYKHEGFEITEELISDIGQGFQMVDYKMKKALA; from the coding sequence ATGGAAAAAATAAAAGTAACAGAAAATGAACTGGATGAGCTGATGGCAGTCATACAAGAAGTATGGCCGGAAGCTTTTGTGCCGATCATTGGTCAAAAACAAGTGGATTACATGCTGAAAACTTATCAGTCAAAAAAACAGATTCAAAAAGAACTGACAGAAGGTGTGTCCTACTTTTTATTAAAAAGCGAAGAAAAGACTGTCGGTTACACTGCTTATGAAGAGATAAATGGAAAAATTTATTTAAGTAAATTATATTTGCTAAATAAAGTACGTGGTCAAGGATTGACTTCTTCAGTTTTTCGCTGGTATGAAGAACTTGCTGCGCAAACAAAGGAAAGAGAGATCTTTTTGCGAGTGAATCAGGGGAATCATCAAGCAATCGAGGTTTATAAGCATGAAGGATTTGAGATTACAGAAGAACTTATTTCAGATATCGGTCAAGGATTTCAAATGGTCGATTATAAAATGAAAAAAGCTCTCGCATAA
- a CDS encoding YaiI/YqxD family protein, translated as MRLFIDGDGSPVKEDVIKLGESYGLDVVIVTSVDHYTTKEYANHVQIVYVDRGADSADYKIVGMVKKNDFLITQDYGLASLVLPKGVRVFHHSGKEFDEANIGTLLEQRYHSGKLRKAGIRTKGPKPFTEKDHMSFCQALKKAIDQGLPSTEDSR; from the coding sequence ATGAGGCTATTCATTGATGGAGATGGTTCTCCAGTAAAAGAAGATGTCATAAAATTAGGAGAATCCTATGGTCTTGACGTGGTTATCGTGACCAGTGTGGACCATTATACGACCAAAGAATACGCTAATCATGTCCAAATCGTCTACGTAGACCGCGGAGCTGATAGTGCGGATTATAAAATCGTCGGTATGGTTAAGAAGAATGACTTTTTGATCACGCAAGATTATGGTTTAGCTTCACTTGTATTGCCGAAGGGCGTCCGAGTGTTCCATCACTCTGGAAAAGAATTTGACGAAGCGAATATCGGCACGCTTCTAGAACAACGTTATCATAGTGGAAAGTTAAGAAAAGCTGGCATAAGGACAAAGGGTCCAAAACCCTTTACGGAGAAAGATCATATGTCTTTTTGTCAAGCGTTAAAAAAGGCAATTGACCAAGGTTTACCAAGTACAGAAGATAGTAGGTAA
- a CDS encoding ABC1 kinase family protein: MAQTNPRSRLAEIIRVFINYNVVPNFVQQKNPEQVKKAFEELGPTFIKIGQMLSVREDLLSSAFTQTFKTLQDSVPSDTFSTVKKTIETELSLSLSDIFDDFSKSPFASASMGQAHRAKLKNGDSVVVKIQHPNIAEEIRLDLQLFERAIPLIKYIPETSVVDLKGVLQEVKRSLINEMDFLKESQNGEQFYQKNNGWKEIRSPKIYDAFCSKKVIVMEEMSGKNLNHLMNAENKTETFITGIQNKQLKQEVAKLLVENFMKQVFDDGFFHADPHPGNLLFHVLKKEEQTQASRKTEIVHEKEFGSFAFRASTSTEDPVAPYTINYIDFGMMGHLSAGLRQKLTQAVLALYTKDAYRIEKAVLRLCQQEGSFDESRFHQELTSFLEQYYDSPIDEINLQEVFTHVVTICHQNNLQFDRDITLLLKAFGTLEGVIRVLDPEVSLMEVASPFAQHYFLTHLDVEDTLKQSGLDLLEGMKAAPKIPQQLHHLLEMWTSGQGKVNLELKKQDKLLSRIESMINRLVFGMILAALIVGSSLLVQAAPVENAEVVSLLGIFTYAIAAFVIIFLAIDALIQMYKKRKK; encoded by the coding sequence ATGGCGCAAACAAATCCACGTAGCCGCTTGGCAGAAATCATTCGAGTGTTCATCAATTACAATGTAGTGCCAAACTTTGTACAGCAAAAAAATCCCGAACAGGTAAAAAAAGCCTTTGAAGAACTAGGCCCCACCTTCATTAAGATAGGACAGATGCTTTCTGTTCGAGAAGATTTGCTTTCTTCTGCCTTCACTCAAACATTCAAAACATTACAAGATAGTGTACCTAGCGACACATTTTCAACGGTCAAAAAGACGATCGAAACAGAACTTTCTCTTTCATTATCAGATATATTCGATGATTTTTCCAAATCGCCTTTTGCCTCTGCTTCTATGGGGCAGGCTCATCGTGCCAAGCTGAAGAACGGTGACTCGGTCGTCGTTAAGATCCAACACCCTAACATCGCCGAAGAGATCCGACTTGATCTTCAACTATTTGAACGAGCGATCCCTTTGATCAAATACATTCCTGAAACTAGCGTAGTTGATCTAAAAGGGGTACTCCAAGAAGTAAAACGTTCCTTGATCAATGAAATGGACTTCTTAAAAGAAAGTCAAAATGGCGAACAATTCTATCAAAAGAACAATGGCTGGAAAGAGATCCGCAGCCCCAAGATTTATGACGCTTTTTGTTCGAAAAAAGTGATCGTGATGGAAGAAATGTCTGGTAAAAACTTGAACCATTTAATGAACGCCGAAAACAAAACTGAAACTTTTATCACTGGAATTCAAAACAAGCAGCTGAAACAAGAAGTTGCAAAGCTTTTAGTTGAGAACTTTATGAAACAGGTATTTGATGATGGTTTTTTCCATGCTGATCCTCATCCAGGGAATCTGCTATTCCATGTACTAAAAAAAGAAGAACAGACACAAGCTAGCCGAAAAACTGAAATAGTCCATGAAAAAGAGTTCGGTTCCTTTGCTTTTCGAGCCTCCACTTCTACAGAAGACCCTGTTGCGCCATATACCATCAACTACATCGATTTTGGTATGATGGGGCATCTTTCTGCAGGACTTAGGCAAAAACTCACACAAGCCGTTTTAGCGCTGTATACGAAAGATGCTTATCGAATCGAAAAAGCGGTCCTTCGACTTTGTCAGCAAGAAGGCTCGTTTGATGAAAGTCGGTTCCACCAAGAACTGACAAGTTTTCTTGAACAGTATTATGATTCTCCTATTGATGAAATCAACTTGCAAGAAGTATTCACACACGTCGTGACGATTTGTCATCAAAATAATCTGCAGTTCGATCGTGATATCACGCTTTTGCTGAAAGCATTTGGGACATTAGAAGGGGTGATCCGCGTCCTTGACCCTGAAGTTTCCCTCATGGAAGTCGCTTCGCCTTTTGCCCAACATTATTTTCTCACTCATCTGGATGTAGAAGATACATTGAAACAAAGCGGATTAGACTTATTGGAAGGGATGAAGGCTGCGCCTAAGATCCCTCAACAGCTCCACCATCTATTAGAAATGTGGACTTCGGGACAAGGAAAAGTCAATTTGGAATTGAAAAAGCAAGACAAATTATTGAGCAGGATCGAAAGTATGATCAATCGGCTTGTTTTCGGTATGATTTTAGCTGCATTGATCGTAGGGTCCTCCCTGCTTGTCCAAGCAGCACCTGTAGAAAACGCAGAGGTCGTTTCCTTATTAGGGATATTTACGTATGCTATTGCCGCATTCGTCATTATTTTTTTGGCAATCGATGCATTGATCCAAATGTATAAGAAGAGGAAAAAGTAG
- a CDS encoding D-alanine--D-alanine ligase produces the protein MKITLLYGGRSAEHEVSILSAFSVLNAIYYNYYQVQLVFITKEGQWVKGPLLTEKPASKDVLHLSWDPSGQTEEGFTGKVINPGEIKEEGAIVFPVLHGPNGEDGTIQGFLETLNMPYVGAGVLTSACAMDKIMTKYILQAAGVPQVPYVPVLKNQWKENPKKVFDQCEGSLLYPMFVKPANMGSSVGITKAENREELQNALATAYQYDSRAIVEQGIEAREIEVAVLGNEDVRTTLPGEVVKDVAFYDYEAKYINNKIEMQIPAEVPEEVYQKAQEYAKLAYTMLGGSGLSRCDFFLTNKNELFLNELNSMPGFTEFSMYPLLWENMGLKYGDLIEELIQLGMNRYHQRQSFFEKNE, from the coding sequence TTGAAGATTACTTTACTATATGGCGGACGCAGCGCAGAGCATGAAGTTTCCATTCTTTCCGCATTTTCAGTTTTAAATGCCATTTATTATAATTATTACCAAGTTCAACTCGTATTTATTACAAAAGAAGGACAATGGGTCAAAGGTCCATTACTAACAGAAAAACCTGCTAGCAAAGATGTCTTGCATCTTTCATGGGACCCAAGTGGACAGACAGAGGAAGGCTTTACAGGAAAAGTGATCAATCCGGGAGAAATCAAAGAAGAAGGAGCCATCGTTTTTCCAGTTTTACACGGGCCAAACGGGGAAGATGGAACGATCCAAGGCTTCTTAGAGACATTGAATATGCCTTATGTCGGCGCAGGCGTATTGACCAGTGCATGTGCCATGGATAAAATCATGACCAAGTATATTTTACAAGCTGCTGGTGTGCCGCAAGTTCCTTATGTACCAGTACTTAAGAATCAATGGAAAGAAAATCCTAAAAAAGTATTTGATCAATGTGAAGGTTCTTTGCTTTATCCGATGTTTGTCAAACCTGCGAATATGGGTTCTAGTGTCGGCATTACAAAGGCAGAAAACCGAGAAGAGCTGCAAAATGCTTTAGCAACAGCCTATCAGTATGATTCTCGAGCAATCGTTGAACAAGGAATTGAAGCGCGCGAAATCGAAGTTGCTGTATTAGGAAATGAAGATGTTCGGACGACTTTGCCTGGCGAAGTCGTAAAAGACGTAGCATTCTATGATTATGAAGCCAAATATATCAATAATAAAATCGAAATGCAGATTCCAGCCGAAGTGCCGGAAGAAGTTTATCAAAAAGCGCAAGAGTACGCGAAGTTAGCTTACACGATGTTAGGTGGAAGCGGATTGAGCCGGTGCGATTTCTTTTTGACAAATAAAAATGAATTATTCCTGAATGAATTAAACTCTATGCCAGGATTTACGGAGTTCAGTATGTACCCACTCTTATGGGAAAATATGGGCTTGAAATACGGTGATTTGATTGAAGAACTGATTCAATTAGGAATGAATCGATACCATCAGCGTCAATCTTTTTTTGAAAAAAATGAATAA
- a CDS encoding UDP-N-acetylmuramoyl-tripeptide--D-alanyl-D-alanine ligase, whose amino-acid sequence MNLTIQEIAQAVGSECSALTKITNVEFDSRKITEGSLFVPLAGTRDGHEFIQQAITNGASASFWSLPVEQAPKDFPVIPVADPLKAMQQLATYYLEKVGAEVVAITGSNGKTTTKDLTASVLSEKYKTYKTQGNYNNNIGLPYTILHMPQDTEKIVLEMGMDHANEITELSLMAQPKAAAITMIGEAHIENLGSREGIAKAKMEITDGLVPDGLLVVPADEPLLTPLTATLVQTVTTFGIGNGDVHAEVTAKGKAQTDFVVEGETFTIPLPGSYNVTNALIAYTIGRFFGLSIPEIRQGLAHVSITQNRTEWLTAGNGAAILSDVYNANPTAMGLVLDTFKNLPTKGRRIAVLADMLELGKESLNMHAQMSEHIDPEKFAMIFLYGEQMHALKEELNQKYPQLPVFYFEKEKNKLIDAVKQNLEATDSIMLKGSNSMGLFEVVEQLQQMK is encoded by the coding sequence ATGAATCTAACAATACAAGAAATTGCACAAGCCGTGGGCAGCGAATGCTCTGCACTGACAAAGATTACCAATGTCGAATTTGACAGCCGGAAGATAACCGAAGGAAGTTTATTCGTTCCTCTTGCTGGTACGCGAGATGGACATGAATTTATCCAGCAAGCGATCACAAACGGAGCATCTGCTTCATTTTGGAGCTTGCCTGTTGAACAAGCTCCAAAAGATTTTCCAGTTATTCCTGTAGCAGATCCTTTGAAAGCCATGCAGCAATTGGCAACCTATTACTTGGAAAAAGTAGGCGCAGAAGTCGTTGCAATTACAGGAAGCAATGGTAAAACCACCACGAAAGATCTAACCGCGTCTGTCTTGTCTGAAAAATACAAAACATATAAGACGCAAGGAAATTACAACAATAATATTGGTCTTCCTTACACGATTTTGCACATGCCCCAAGATACAGAAAAGATCGTCTTGGAAATGGGCATGGATCACGCCAATGAAATCACGGAACTTTCACTTATGGCTCAACCAAAAGCTGCAGCAATCACAATGATCGGTGAAGCACACATAGAAAATCTTGGGTCGCGAGAAGGAATCGCTAAAGCCAAAATGGAAATCACTGACGGACTTGTACCAGACGGATTACTCGTTGTGCCCGCAGATGAACCGTTGCTGACACCTTTAACGGCAACATTAGTACAAACAGTCACAACATTCGGTATTGGAAATGGCGATGTTCATGCGGAAGTGACAGCAAAAGGAAAAGCACAAACCGATTTTGTAGTAGAAGGAGAAACATTTACGATCCCGCTGCCTGGAAGTTATAATGTAACGAATGCTTTGATTGCGTATACGATCGGGCGCTTCTTTGGACTGTCCATACCTGAGATACGCCAAGGGCTCGCCCATGTTTCTATCACTCAAAACAGAACCGAATGGCTAACGGCAGGAAATGGTGCAGCTATTTTGAGCGATGTCTATAATGCAAATCCAACAGCCATGGGACTGGTATTAGATACTTTTAAAAATCTACCAACAAAAGGACGCAGAATAGCTGTGTTAGCAGATATGCTGGAATTAGGGAAAGAGTCTTTAAATATGCATGCGCAAATGAGTGAACATATCGATCCTGAGAAATTCGCCATGATTTTCCTTTATGGGGAACAAATGCATGCACTAAAAGAAGAATTGAACCAAAAATACCCCCAACTACCTGTGTTCTATTTTGAAAAAGAAAAGAATAAATTGATTGATGCTGTAAAACAAAATCTTGAAGCAACAGATAGTATTATGCTAAAAGGCAGCAACAGCATGGGCTTATTTGAAGTGGTAGAACAGCTTCAGCAAATGAAATAA